In Deinococcus sp. JMULE3, the genomic window CCTGTTCTGCCACTTCTGGCTCACCGGCGTCCAGCAGGTTGAGCGTGCGGCGGAGCAGGTCTGCACGCCACTCCTCCTCGGCGGGCAGGGGCGCGCTCTCGACGTGGCTGTCGTGCGCGCTCGCGGCAGACAGCAGTTGAGCGGCGAGCACCGGTTGCCCCAGATCAAGGACGAGCCGCGCCAGGGCCGCCAGGGCCGCCGGGATGTGGTTGAGGAACTGCCGGTCACTCAGCCCCTGTAGCGCCTGAACGTACAGGGGCGCGGCCCGGTCGGGACGCCCGAGGTCGTGATGCGCCGAGGCGAGGTTCAGCAGGGCGCTCTCCTCGTCGCCGCCTGCTCGGCGCTTCGCCTGCAGCGCCGCCTCAAAGGCCCGCAGGGCGCCGCTGTGGTCACCCAGGCGCCGCCGGGCCGACCCGAGCCCGTTGAGGCTGCTGGCGACTCCGTTCCACGCTCCTGCGTCCAGGAAACCCTGGTGAGCCGCCTCGAACTGCGTGACGGCCGCGTCGGCGCGGTCCTGCGCCGCGTGGTTGAGTCCGGCCAGGAGGTGCAGCAGGGGAGAGGTATGCCCGAGTGCTGCCGACACCTGCAGGGCCGCGGCAAGATCCTCGTCCGCCTGTGTCGCCAGTCCGAGGTCCATGGCGATCTGCCCGGCGCACAGGAGCGTCTTCGCCCGGAGGTCGGGCGGCAGTGCGTCAGCGCGGCGCAGGACCAGGCGGTACCAGCCGTGAAACTCCCGCAGGGCGGGACCGCGGGCGTAGAACGGCCGCAGGTCGTTCAGGGCGAGCGCTGCGGACTCGAGGTCACCCAGATTCAGCCATTCGGCCACTGAGCGGCGCAGGTTGGGCAGTTCCTGGAAGGCGCGACTCACCCAGGCACTCTCGTCCTGCAGGGCCCGCAGCGCCGAGCCGATCTGCCGGGCGGCGCCGAGGGTCAGCTCCCGGCGCTGACCCTCGGCCAGCGCCAGGTCGGCTGCCGAGAGGTGCTCGGCGGCGAATTCCCGGATCAGCGGGTGCATGTGGTAGCGCCCCTCAGACGTGCAGGCCAGCATGGACGCGTCGATCAGGCGGGTCACGCCGGTCCAGTCCAGGCCGGTGAGGGCCCGCGCCGCGTCCGGGTCGGCGCTGCCCTCGAAGACACTCAGCTTCGCCAGGGACAGCTGATCGGCGGGCGAGAGCCGCGCCCAGCTGTCCCCGACCACGCGCCGCATGCTGGCGTGCCGCTCGCCGCGCCCGGCGTCTTCCAGCACGTCCAGGCTGCGGGACAGGGTCTGCTCGATGCGGGGCAGCGACCACACGCGCCCCCATGCGGCCGCGAGGTGCAGCGCCAGCGGTGACCCCCCGAGCCGCTCGCAGATCCGCGCGACGACCGGCCAGTCGCCTGGCCCGACCCTGACGTCCAGCCGCTGACGCTGGAGAAGTGAGACGAACAGCTGCGCCGCGTCCGACTGCCGGATCCGGTCCGGGGTGGCCCGCTCGGGCGGCAGGGTCAATCCGCCCAGGAACAACGTCCAGGCCGCGTCCAACGGCACGCGTTCACGCGAGGTCAGCAGAACCTTCAGGGCCGGGCAGGCCCGCAGCAGCGGCGGCAGCCAGGTCAGGCGCGCCGGCAGTTGCTCGGCACTGTCGATCAGGAGCAGCGTGGGCTGGTGACCCAGCAGGACCTGCAGCGCGCCGGTCACGTCGTCACCAGCAGGCTGGGGCCGTCCGAGGGCGTGAGCGACTGCCAGCGGCAGATGCACCGGATCAGGCTGCGCCTCGACCGGAATGATCCGCACCTCCCGGTCGATCTCGCGGGCGACCTCGCGGGCCAGACGGCTCTTGCCGATGCCGCCCGGGCCGACGATCACCACGAGCTGCGCGTCTGGCTGCGCCAGGGTGCGCCGCAGCGCCGCGCGCTCCCCGTCACGACCCACGAACGGCAGTTCCGCATGCCGCCCGGCGCGGTCGTCACCGGGCACGCCGCGGGCCCGTTGCGTCCCCGCACCGAGCAGCCGGTCCAGGACCTGCGCTTCGTCGCCGGGTTCAGGGGCGTCCGGCAGCGATCTGGCGCGCCGGGCAAGTTCGGCCGCCCCAGCATGATCGGCGCCTCGCGCGCGCAGGCGTGCCAGGTCCGTCAGCGCTCGCCGCTGCTGCCCGGCGAGGTCCTGCCGGGTGCGCTCGACCCAGTCCTCGAGGTCCGGCGTCCAGCCGCTCAGGGCCACGCCCGTCACGAACGACCCTCCGTACAGGTCCGCGGCCGCCTGCAGGTCACCGTCCCGGAGAGTGGCAGCGAAACGGACGGCGTCGCAGGGGACCGCAGTCGATACCCGCGTGCCCTGCACGACGATCAGGTCGGGGGAGACCTCACGCAGGCGGTTGAGGGTCGTGCGCAGCCGGGCAGCGCCGCTCCGTTCCCCGCCGAAGAACACTTCCACGAGCCGCTCGCGCGTGGTGGGTCCCTCCAGAGCCAGGTACGCGAGCAGCAGCAGCGGTTTGGGCCGGGTGAACACCGCGCCCGTGAGCGCCAGCTGACCGAGCACCTTCAACTGCATGCGGCCAGTGTATGTCGAGCGCCGACCTCCAGCCTGCCGCAGACCGGACCGGAACCCGCAGGCCATCCTCCCAGACCCCGTCCTGCCCGGTCTCGCCGCTGCTGACCACCCTGGTGACGGCGCCGGTGACGCTCCCGGTGACGCCGTGGACACGCCCCGCCGCGCACCATGCTCCCGTCAGTGCCCGGTTGCCCGGACGGTCCGGGAGGGGGCGCTGCGCGGAGCACGCCACGGGCGTGCAGGGGAGAGACATGGGCTACGTCACCACCACCGATGGCACCGAGCTGTACTACAAGGACTGGGGTCAGGGCCGCCCCGTGGTGTTCAGCCACGGCTGGCCACTGAACGCCGACGCCTGGGAAGACCAGATGATGTTCCTCGCCCGGCACGGGTACCGCGTGGTCGCGCACGACCGCCGCGGACACGGGCGCAGCAGTCAGCCGTGGGGCGGGCAGACCATGGACACCTTCGCCGATGACCTCTCGGCGGTGATCGAGCACCTGAACCTGCGTGACGTGACCCTGGTGGGCCACTCGACCGGTGGGGGAGAGGTGGCGCGGTACGTCGCGCGGTACGGCACCTCGCGCGTGCGGCAGATCGTGCTCGTCGGGGCGGTCACGCCGCTCCTGATGCAGGACGACCACAACCCGCACGGAGTCCCCCGCGACGTCATCGACGGGATCCGCCAGGGCGTGCAGCGCGACCGCTCGCAGTACTTCCGGGAGTTCGCCCCTGCGTTCTACGGCGCCAACCGGTCCGGGGCGACGGTCAGTCAGGGGCAGCTGGACACCTTCTGGCTGGGTGGGATGCAGGCCAGCCTCGCGTCCCTGTTCGATTGCGTCACGGCGTTCTCCGAGACGGATCAGACGGCAGACCTGCAGGCGTTCGATGTCCCCACGCTGATCGTGCACGGGGATGACGATCAGATCGTGCCGCTCCAGGCGACGGCGGCGCGCGCGGCTGAACTCGTGCGCGGCTCGGTCCTGAAGGTGTACGAGGGCGCCCCACACGGACTGGCCACCACGCACAAGGACCGCCTGAACGCGGACCTGCTCAGCTTCCTGCAGGGCTGATACGGACTCGGATTGAATGGGCTGTACAGCCCGTTCAATCCGAGCGGATGCGAGCAGGAGAGAAACGGGTTCCGGACATGGGGCCGGCGATCCGGTGAAGTTCCGGATTGTTGGCGAAACAAACGGAATCCGTATGAGCGGTACTCGGGCAGCGACCCGTCGGGCAGCGCCGCAGACATGCACAGCGGCTTCCGGGCGTGGCGTTGCTCACGCGGTGACCTTCCGGGTGGAGGGCGCACCGAACCGCCGACCTGCGTCCAGTTGCGTCCAGCGTGATCGCATGCCGTTGTCCCTCTCCCACACGTGAAGGGGGAGGGGGCCGCCGGTCAGCGCCGCAGGAACGGCGTGGCGGGCAGTTGCCCGGCGTCGGTGAGGTTCGGTTCGGCGCCCACCTGCCAGGCGTGGCGGACCTGCGTGGGGGCCGGTACGTCCGAGCTGTGCAGGTGCGCCCGCACGCCGCGCAGTCGGACGACGGCCGGGGCGAACTGCCCGTCGGGTCCGGCGAGCGCGAAGCCGCGCGGGGCGCCGCCGTCCAGGGTGCGCAGCGCCGAGTCCATGTGCGTGCGGAAGGTCAGCGTGGCGCGGCCCGGTCCGAAGGTCACGGCGCGCAGGTCGGGGCCGCTGCCGGGCACGTCGGCCCGGCCGTACGTGCGGTGCAGGGCCAGGCTGGCGAGGCGCCGTCCGACCTCGGCCTTGCGCAGGGGGTGGATGTCGTTCAGGTCGCCCAGGTCGGCGGTGCAGGCCAGTCCGCTGTGGGGGCCGCGCGTGGCGGTCTGCTGCGCGGCCCACAAGGCAAGCAGGTCGTCGTCTGACGCGTAGCGGTACGGGGCGAGCTGCGCGGCGTACACGGGCAGGTGCGGCTGACCGCTGGCGCGGCGCAGCGCCACCATGAGGGCCCGCAGGCGCGCCGCGTACGGCCCGGCGTCCCCGACGTCGGATTCCCCCTGGTACCACAGGGCGCCGCGCAGGGGCAGCGGGGTGAGCGGCGCGATCATGGCGTTCCAGGCGGTGCCGGGCTTCAGGGTGTTCCACGCCTGATACGGCGTGAACGGGTGCGGGCCACTGCGGGCGGCGTGGTCGGCGGCGCGGATCTCGGCGGCGTCCGCGTCCAGGGCCGGGTGGCCGCGCTGCGCCCACAGCGGAATGAACGGCGCGATCCGGCTGCCCCCGTATGCCGCCTGGATCAGGCCGACCGGCACGCCGAGGTCCGCCACGAGCCGCGCGCCGAAGTGAAGCGCGACCACCGAGAAGCCGCCCCACCCGCCGCGCCGCGCGGTGCGGGGCGTGCAGACCGTCCAGCGCGGCTGCCCGGCCGCCGGTGGGAAGTGCACCTGCGGGGTGGGCGCGGACGACTTATGGATCAGCAGCAGGCGCAGCAGCGGCTGGTCCGCCAGGGCCAGGGCGCGGTCCGGGTGGTCGGCCATGGTGACGCCGAGTTCCATGTTCGACTGCCCGGCGCACAGCCACACGTCCCCGACGAGCACGTCCCGGCACTGCGCCCGCTGCGTGGCGGTGCGGGCGGTGAGCGTTTGCGCGTGCGCGCTGGCCGCCAGTGGCGCGAGGGTCGCCGTCCAGCGTCCCTGCCCGGTCACGCGGGCCGTGACCGCCTGACCGGCGAAGGTGACGCGCACCTCCTCACCGGGCGGGCCGTCGCCCTGCACCGGGACGGGCACGTCCCGCTGGAGGACCATGTGGGACGTGAAGGCGTCCCCGAAGCGCAGGGTCGGGCCGGTCACCGGGGGTCCACCCGCAGCGCGAGGTCCCGCGTGAAGGTGGGCGTGGGCAGCGTGAGGGTGCCGCCGCTGACGGTGACGGGCTGCGCGGCGAGCCACGCGCCGGTCTGCGGGTCGAACCAGCGCGCCGAGTACGGCCCGTCGCGCAGGCCACGGATCGTCAGGGTGGTCTGCCGGTCGGGAAAGGTGGGCGGGGCGCCCTCGCGGTACGTGCCGTCCAGCAGCGCCTCGGTCTGCGCGCGGCCCACGCCGCTGGCGGAGTAGCGGTCACTGACGAGCCACGCCATGGCCTGCGTGCCGGACCGCAGGACGCGGGCGGTGACGTCCAGGCCGCTGCTCTGCGCGGTCACGGGCCGCACCGATGCCAGCGGCGCGCCTTTCAGGAACGCCGCGAGGGGCGCGTACTCGGCCCAGAGGTTCTGCGGGTCGATCAGCGAGTCCCACCACCAGTACGCGCCGGGCCCCGCGAAGCCGTAGAAGAGGGGCGCCCACAGGCCCACGTGGAAATGGATGCGTTCCAGCACCGGGTCGCCGTCCCCGGCGGCGGCGTACCCGAGTTCGGCCAGCAGCGCGGGCTTGTCCGGCGCGGACTCCTGGAACTGCCGGGCGAGGGACAGCAGTTCGAGCGGCAGGTCCCGCGTGGTGTACAGGTGCGCCTGCGCGAAGTCCACGCTCGCGTCCCGCCACAGTCGCGACTCGCCGCCGCCGCTGAAGCTGGAACTGATCGGGTGCCCGTACGGGTCAAAGCGGCGCAGTTCGGCGCTCATCTCGGTCATCCAGGGGCGCAGGTCGCCTTCGCTGATCGGGGTGAAGTTCACCTCGTTCCACCATTCCCACGCGAACAGGCTGGTGTACGCCGCGTAGCGCGCCGCGAGGTACCGCACGCGCGCCCGGAACAGCGTGCGGGCGCGCTCGTCGGTCACGAACGCGCCGGGCGTGGCGAGCGGGCCGCCGTTCGCGGCGTTGAACGGGTTGTCCCGCCACTCGGCGTTGGTGGTCTCGCTGAACGCCCCGTGGTTGATCAGGCACAGCTGCACGCGGATGCCGCGCGCCTGCGCCAGTTGCAGCACCTCGTCGAGCAGCCACGCCTGCCGCTGCCGGGCCGCGTAGTCGCCCAGGCCGGTGTCGCGCCACTCGATCCCGAACGCCCAGGACGCCATCCAGATGCGGGCGTAGGTGCCGCCGCTCGCGGCGAGCCGGTCGAACCAGCGTTCGTAGTCGGCCAGGACGTCCCCGGTACTCCAGGCGACGTTCGGGCCGATGGGCACGAAGGGGCGGCCCCCGTGGTCCTCGAAGGTGCGCGGGTGCGTGGCAGACGTGCGGATGAAGCCGGGCGCGTCACTCGCGGTGACCTGCACCCGCTGCGGCTCGCCCTGCGCCGCGCCGCTGCGGACCCGCAGGGTGTACGTGCCGGTCTCCTCGGGCGTGAAGCGTGCGTGCCAGCCGCCCTCGTCGGTGGGCGTGCCGTCCGGGGCGTAGTCGACCATCCAGAAGGCGGGCACGCTCAGGGTCCGCCCGGCGGGCGTGGTGACCTCCAGGGTCAGGTCCGCCTGGGCCGGGTCGTAGGGGTTCACGGCGCGGCCGTCGGTCGTGACGCGCAGGTCGAGCATCCCGAACTGCCCGGCGCTGGCGGGCACGCCGCTCAGGGCCACGGTCGTGAACGCCTGCGCCTGGACGTGCGGGGGGAGCGTCGGCGGCACGCTGCCCTGCGCGGAGGTAGGCGCGCTGCCCAGAGCCACGAGCAGCGCGGCGGTCAGTAGCCGGGCCGGGGTCGGGGGAACGCGGCGCATCAGCCTTTCGTCGCGCCGCTGGAGAGGCCCTGCACGAACTGCCGCTGGAACAGCAGGAACACGATCACCATCGGCAGGGACACCAGGAACGACGCGGCCATCATGGGACCGGCGCCGCGCGGGTCGTACGTGAGGTTCCCGGCGAGTTTCCCGAGCGCCAGCGGCAGCGTCTGGTGCGCGTCGTCGTTGATGACCAGCAGCGGCCACAGGTAGTTGTTCCACTCGCCCAGCATCACGGGAATGGCGATGGCGGCCAGCGCGGGACGCAGCATGGGCAGCACGACGCTCCACCAGATGCGCAGCTCCCCGGCGCCGTCGATGCGGGCGGCGTCCACGAGGTCGTCCGGAATGGCCAGGATCGCCTGCCGGAAGAAGAACACCGCGAACGCCTTGGCGAGACCCGGCAGGATCAGCGCCTGGTACGAGTTGATCCACCCGAGGTCCCGGACGGTCAGGAAGTTCGGGATGATCGTGACCTCCCAGGGAATCATCATGCTGCCCAGCAGCAGCGCGAACAGCACGCCCGAACCGGGGAACGGCCGCTTGACGAGCACGTACGCGACGAGCG contains:
- a CDS encoding AAA family ATPase, yielding MQLKVLGQLALTGAVFTRPKPLLLLAYLALEGPTTRERLVEVFFGGERSGAARLRTTLNRLREVSPDLIVVQGTRVSTAVPCDAVRFAATLRDGDLQAAADLYGGSFVTGVALSGWTPDLEDWVERTRQDLAGQQRRALTDLARLRARGADHAGAAELARRARSLPDAPEPGDEAQVLDRLLGAGTQRARGVPGDDRAGRHAELPFVGRDGERAALRRTLAQPDAQLVVIVGPGGIGKSRLAREVAREIDREVRIIPVEAQPDPVHLPLAVAHALGRPQPAGDDVTGALQVLLGHQPTLLLIDSAEQLPARLTWLPPLLRACPALKVLLTSRERVPLDAAWTLFLGGLTLPPERATPDRIRQSDAAQLFVSLLQRQRLDVRVGPGDWPVVARICERLGGSPLALHLAAAWGRVWSLPRIEQTLSRSLDVLEDAGRGERHASMRRVVGDSWARLSPADQLSLAKLSVFEGSADPDAARALTGLDWTGVTRLIDASMLACTSEGRYHMHPLIREFAAEHLSAADLALAEGQRRELTLGAARQIGSALRALQDESAWVSRAFQELPNLRRSVAEWLNLGDLESAALALNDLRPFYARGPALREFHGWYRLVLRRADALPPDLRAKTLLCAGQIAMDLGLATQADEDLAAALQVSAALGHTSPLLHLLAGLNHAAQDRADAAVTQFEAAHQGFLDAGAWNGVASSLNGLGSARRRLGDHSGALRAFEAALQAKRRAGGDEESALLNLASAHHDLGRPDRAAPLYVQALQGLSDRQFLNHIPAALAALARLVLDLGQPVLAAQLLSAASAHDSHVESAPLPAEEEWRADLLRRTLNLLDAGEPEVAEQAWQTGRAWSPQEALAEVQRALRGMPGLRGAPV
- a CDS encoding alpha/beta fold hydrolase, which codes for MGYVTTTDGTELYYKDWGQGRPVVFSHGWPLNADAWEDQMMFLARHGYRVVAHDRRGHGRSSQPWGGQTMDTFADDLSAVIEHLNLRDVTLVGHSTGGGEVARYVARYGTSRVRQIVLVGAVTPLLMQDDHNPHGVPRDVIDGIRQGVQRDRSQYFREFAPAFYGANRSGATVSQGQLDTFWLGGMQASLASLFDCVTAFSETDQTADLQAFDVPTLIVHGDDDQIVPLQATAARAAELVRGSVLKVYEGAPHGLATTHKDRLNADLLSFLQG
- a CDS encoding sialate O-acetylesterase: MTGPTLRFGDAFTSHMVLQRDVPVPVQGDGPPGEEVRVTFAGQAVTARVTGQGRWTATLAPLAASAHAQTLTARTATQRAQCRDVLVGDVWLCAGQSNMELGVTMADHPDRALALADQPLLRLLLIHKSSAPTPQVHFPPAAGQPRWTVCTPRTARRGGWGGFSVVALHFGARLVADLGVPVGLIQAAYGGSRIAPFIPLWAQRGHPALDADAAEIRAADHAARSGPHPFTPYQAWNTLKPGTAWNAMIAPLTPLPLRGALWYQGESDVGDAGPYAARLRALMVALRRASGQPHLPVYAAQLAPYRYASDDDLLALWAAQQTATRGPHSGLACTADLGDLNDIHPLRKAEVGRRLASLALHRTYGRADVPGSGPDLRAVTFGPGRATLTFRTHMDSALRTLDGGAPRGFALAGPDGQFAPAVVRLRGVRAHLHSSDVPAPTQVRHAWQVGAEPNLTDAGQLPATPFLRR
- a CDS encoding DUF5060 domain-containing protein; the encoded protein is MRRVPPTPARLLTAALLVALGSAPTSAQGSVPPTLPPHVQAQAFTTVALSGVPASAGQFGMLDLRVTTDGRAVNPYDPAQADLTLEVTTPAGRTLSVPAFWMVDYAPDGTPTDEGGWHARFTPEETGTYTLRVRSGAAQGEPQRVQVTASDAPGFIRTSATHPRTFEDHGGRPFVPIGPNVAWSTGDVLADYERWFDRLAASGGTYARIWMASWAFGIEWRDTGLGDYAARQRQAWLLDEVLQLAQARGIRVQLCLINHGAFSETTNAEWRDNPFNAANGGPLATPGAFVTDERARTLFRARVRYLAARYAAYTSLFAWEWWNEVNFTPISEGDLRPWMTEMSAELRRFDPYGHPISSSFSGGGESRLWRDASVDFAQAHLYTTRDLPLELLSLARQFQESAPDKPALLAELGYAAAGDGDPVLERIHFHVGLWAPLFYGFAGPGAYWWWDSLIDPQNLWAEYAPLAAFLKGAPLASVRPVTAQSSGLDVTARVLRSGTQAMAWLVSDRYSASGVGRAQTEALLDGTYREGAPPTFPDRQTTLTIRGLRDGPYSARWFDPQTGAWLAAQPVTVSGGTLTLPTPTFTRDLALRVDPR
- a CDS encoding carbohydrate ABC transporter permease; this translates as MVGERQHPLLSTLLRLPFYLLAVSVMIPYYWMATNAFKTIPEIVRNPPTWWVHTFTLDNFYNPGAAPGAPKDSAEFLGVFQIFANSGFGQFYLNSVLITLVTVVGSLLLASLVAYVLVKRPFPGSGVLFALLLGSMMIPWEVTIIPNFLTVRDLGWINSYQALILPGLAKAFAVFFFRQAILAIPDDLVDAARIDGAGELRIWWSVVLPMLRPALAAIAIPVMLGEWNNYLWPLLVINDDAHQTLPLALGKLAGNLTYDPRGAGPMMAASFLVSLPMVIVFLLFQRQFVQGLSSGATKG